Proteins encoded by one window of Lathyrus oleraceus cultivar Zhongwan6 chromosome 1, CAAS_Psat_ZW6_1.0, whole genome shotgun sequence:
- the LOC127136863 gene encoding probable inactive purple acid phosphatase 28 isoform X1 yields the protein MESDTKKAEKNWKHSLLYLTFIITIIHLTHQTNFSRKLIIGNETVRIKKTSDLPLRFRSDGTFKILQVADMHYGNGMVTRCKDVLASEFEFCSDLNTTRFLKRIIQAESPDFIAFTGDNIYGPSSSDAAESLFQAFGPAMESRLPWAAILGNHDPESSMNREELMSLISLMDYSVSQINPSADCLADSAKGCTPSKIDGFGNYNLRVYGAPGSMLANSSVLNLLFLDSGDRVVYQGIRTYDWIKDSQLHWLRHVSQEPQGQEQDPPQSTDHDTTPITPPALAFFHIPIPEVRHLFYKQIVGQFQEGVACSRVNSPVLPTLVSMGDVKAVFIGHDHINDFCGILDGIWFCYGGGFGYHAYGKAGWPRRARIILAELEKGRNYWTRVQRITTWKRLDDERLSKIDEQILWDQLFSR from the exons ATGGAGTCTGATACCAAAAAAGCAGAAAAAAACTGGAAACACTCTCTACTCTACCTCACCTTCATCATCACAATTATTCACCTTACACATCAAACCAATTTCTCACGTAAACTCATTATCGGCAACGAAACGGTTCGTATCAAGAAAACCTCCGATCTTCCTCTCCGGTTCCGTTCCGACGGTACCTTCAAAATCCTCCAA GTTGCTGATATGCATTATGGAAATGGAATGGTAACAAGGTGCAAGGATGTGTTGGCTTCTGAATTCGAGTTTTGTTCTGATCTTAATACTACTAGGTTTTTGAAGCGGATTATTCAAGCTGAGAGTCCTGATTTTATTGCATTTACTG GAGATAATATATATGGACCAAGCAGCTCTGATGCTGCCGAATCTCTGTTTCAAGCCTTTGGTCCTGCCATGGAATCAAGACTTCCTTGGGCTGCAATTTTGGGAAACCATGACCCAGAATCAAGTATGAATCGTGAAGAATTAATGTCCTTAATCTCCCTTATGGACTATTCAGTTTCCCAGATCAATCCGTCAGCTGATTGTCTTGCTGATTCTGCAAAAGGCTGCACGCCATCTAAAATTGATGGTTTTGGAAATTATAACCTAAGAGTATATGGTGCCCCAGGTTCCATGCTTGCAAATAGTAGTGTTTTGAATCTTTTGTTTCTTGACAGTGGCGACAGGGTTGTTTATCAGGGAATTCGAACTTATGATTGGATCAAGGACTCTCAACTTCATTGGCTGCGTCATGTATCTCAGGAACCCCAG GGACAAGAGCAGGATCCTCCTCAATCTACTGATCATGATACTACCCCAATTACACCGCCAGCACTTGCATTTTTCCATATTCCGATCCCAGAGGTTCGGCACCTGTTTTACAAACAGATTGTAGGCCAATTCCAAGAGGGCGTAGCTTGTTCACGGGTGAACTCACCGGTCTTGCCAACGCTTGTCTCGATGGGAGATGTGAAGGCTGTATTCATAGGCCACGACCATATAAATGACTTTTGTGGAATCTTGGATGGCATATGGTTTTGTTATGGTGGCGGCTTTGGCTATCATGCCTATGGAAAAGCTGGGTGGCCAAGAAGAGCAAGGATTATACTTGCGGAACTTGAGAAGGGAAGAAATTATTGGACAAGGGTGCAGAGAATTACAACATGGAAACGACTTGACGATGAGAGGCTGAGCAAGATTGATGAACAAATCCTATGGGATCAATTGTTTTCTAGATGA
- the LOC127136863 gene encoding probable inactive purple acid phosphatase 28 isoform X2 — protein MHYGNGMVTRCKDVLASEFEFCSDLNTTRFLKRIIQAESPDFIAFTGDNIYGPSSSDAAESLFQAFGPAMESRLPWAAILGNHDPESSMNREELMSLISLMDYSVSQINPSADCLADSAKGCTPSKIDGFGNYNLRVYGAPGSMLANSSVLNLLFLDSGDRVVYQGIRTYDWIKDSQLHWLRHVSQEPQGQEQDPPQSTDHDTTPITPPALAFFHIPIPEVRHLFYKQIVGQFQEGVACSRVNSPVLPTLVSMGDVKAVFIGHDHINDFCGILDGIWFCYGGGFGYHAYGKAGWPRRARIILAELEKGRNYWTRVQRITTWKRLDDERLSKIDEQILWDQLFSR, from the exons ATGCATTATGGAAATGGAATGGTAACAAGGTGCAAGGATGTGTTGGCTTCTGAATTCGAGTTTTGTTCTGATCTTAATACTACTAGGTTTTTGAAGCGGATTATTCAAGCTGAGAGTCCTGATTTTATTGCATTTACTG GAGATAATATATATGGACCAAGCAGCTCTGATGCTGCCGAATCTCTGTTTCAAGCCTTTGGTCCTGCCATGGAATCAAGACTTCCTTGGGCTGCAATTTTGGGAAACCATGACCCAGAATCAAGTATGAATCGTGAAGAATTAATGTCCTTAATCTCCCTTATGGACTATTCAGTTTCCCAGATCAATCCGTCAGCTGATTGTCTTGCTGATTCTGCAAAAGGCTGCACGCCATCTAAAATTGATGGTTTTGGAAATTATAACCTAAGAGTATATGGTGCCCCAGGTTCCATGCTTGCAAATAGTAGTGTTTTGAATCTTTTGTTTCTTGACAGTGGCGACAGGGTTGTTTATCAGGGAATTCGAACTTATGATTGGATCAAGGACTCTCAACTTCATTGGCTGCGTCATGTATCTCAGGAACCCCAG GGACAAGAGCAGGATCCTCCTCAATCTACTGATCATGATACTACCCCAATTACACCGCCAGCACTTGCATTTTTCCATATTCCGATCCCAGAGGTTCGGCACCTGTTTTACAAACAGATTGTAGGCCAATTCCAAGAGGGCGTAGCTTGTTCACGGGTGAACTCACCGGTCTTGCCAACGCTTGTCTCGATGGGAGATGTGAAGGCTGTATTCATAGGCCACGACCATATAAATGACTTTTGTGGAATCTTGGATGGCATATGGTTTTGTTATGGTGGCGGCTTTGGCTATCATGCCTATGGAAAAGCTGGGTGGCCAAGAAGAGCAAGGATTATACTTGCGGAACTTGAGAAGGGAAGAAATTATTGGACAAGGGTGCAGAGAATTACAACATGGAAACGACTTGACGATGAGAGGCTGAGCAAGATTGATGAACAAATCCTATGGGATCAATTGTTTTCTAGATGA